The genome window AACCTACATCAGAGCAGCAGATCTAATGGAAGACCAGCACTAAGTCAGTGGTTGATGGAGTGCATGGACAGGAAGAGGTGGCATAAGGTTGGAGAGAGAACGAACAGTTTGAAAGGAGCATTCGAAATAGCAGCCGCACCTCGTGTGAGACCGATGTGGTTTGGTCAATCAATGGGCTTACATCAACTAAAGAGGATGGACTATTATAGTCTACGTGGTCACCCCAAATACAAGATCTACGTCTCATATGTATACTATAGTCTACTTGTTTTGGTCCATATCTAAGTGAATAAGGAGTTAAATTTCCCCAGCAGGGTTTGATGTTTGTCTATTATTGGCTTAATATTTTAGTCTGCGGATAAAGACTTAAGTCGATTTGAAGTACAATATTATTAATTTGGGTCTAAAGATCTTAAACATTTTGGGTTTGGAGTTTATGCCTTCAACCTTATGATTCATAAACAAAAACCTTTTCACAAATCAAGTCAGAATATGGTCATTTGATTTTTCTTATATTCTTTCATGGTTTCCTTTTCATACATTTCACATCTTCTGAAATGAAATGTTGGTCTCTTTGGCTTCAAGCTACCATATAGACCAAGTGTTCTGCAGGATTCCAATTTATTCACAGGAGCACCAAGCCTGTCTCAAATGCAAAACGAGACAATACAATGGTTTTTGTTCATGTCAATTTGATGCCTTCACTTAGCTTTTAGTTCCATTTTTCTTATACTCTTGTCCAAGATTAGGTGAAGTGTCTCTGAGCTGTACTTCTTTTCCCTCTTGTCCAGGTTTAGATAGATGTCAGTCTCACATTCAAGTGCTAACAATTGTTGCTAGTCTTTGCACATGACAACATTTCACCATCTTGACTTCACTGTGATTGTTGCTAGTCTTTCGACAGTGCTAATAATCTGCATAGTCTTGCGGAAAAAATAATCTTGACTGTCTTCATCTATGTCACCTGAGGGCTCTATTTCATGTGGACACCATTGATTGCCTCAGCATTCAGGAAGCAGCAAGGAAATGTCTACTCATGACAGGGAGATCCATCTTATCATGGATCGAACTGGTCTACCGTAGAGCACCGTTTATATCTTCTTGTTCAGTCTCTGAAGGTAGCATATGAACGCAGATATTGTTTTGATCAGTGCAAACGACCTCCTTACTTCTGCTCAAATCATGCCTGCATTGCCAGCTCCCCTTCcacgtcttcttcttctcctcctcctcctctccatgtATTCTCCAACTCTAGCCACCGAGTTCCTCTTCAATGGGTTCAAAGAAGCTGCTAATTTGAGCTTGGATGCCTCGGCCCTTATCACTTCCAATGGAGTTCTCCAGCTGACCAATGACAGCAAGAGACAGATAGGtcatgcttttctttcttctccgGTGCACATGCTTCACAACCGATCCGTTGCCGCCTCATTCAGCACGGCCTTCGTGTTCGACATCGTCACTGTTAATGGCAGTGGCGGCGATGGCCTGGCCTTTGTTGTTGCCACCTCCAAAACCCTGCCTGGAGCTCAGAATGGCCAGTTCCTTGGACTCCTCAGCACCCAGAACAATGGCAATTTCTCCAATCATCTCTTTGCCATAGAATTCGACACGGTGAAGGCCATTGGACCATTCACTGACATCGATGAGAACCATGTCGGTGTGGATGTCAACAGCCTCGAATCAAATGTCTCAAAGTCCGCCGCCTATTACGCAGATGGTGGGAAGAAGGTGTCGGTAGATCTGCTGAGCGCGCAGCCAATCCAGGCCTGGATCGACTACAACGGTGTCACAAGCATTCTGAACGTGACCATCGCTCCGCTGCCGCTCCCCAGACCACGCCGCCCTCTCATATCGCACGCCATCGATCTATCGCCAATTTTCAAGGAGTATATGTACGTCGGGTTCTCCGCCGCTACCGGAAAGCTCACAAGCTACCACTATATCATGGGTTGGAGCTTCAGCACGGATGGAGTCGCGTCGAGCCTCGATCTATCTCAGCTGCCCCTTCCACCAAGGCAAAAGGAAGCATCACCAGCTTCAAAAGCTAGCATACTGAAGACCGCAGTGTTGTCTTCCATTGTGACGCTGCTCGTTATAGTGCTTGTGATCTCCATTTTCATGTACTTAAGGAAGCAAGCGAAACTGTCTGAGAACCTCGAGGACTGGGAGTCGTATTACCCCCACAGGTTCCCATATAAGGAGCTCTACAAAGCAACCAAAGGGTTCCAAGATACGGAGCTCCTCGGCTCGGGAGGCTTTGGCCAAGTCTACAGGGGCACTCTGCGGCGCACCGGAGAAGTGGTCGCCGTAAAGAAGATCTCCAGCAATTCAAGACAAGGAGTAAGAGAGTTCATAGCCGAGATCTCAAGTTTAGGCCGGATGAGGCACAGGAACTTGGTGCAGCTCCAAGGATGGTGCAAGCGGAACGAGGACCTCCTCCTCGTCTACGACTTCATGCCCAATGGGAGCCTCGACACCTTCCTCTACGACCACGACAAGAGCCAGCAACTGAGTTGGAACCACAGGTTCAAGATCCTCAAGGACATAGCTTTCGGCCTCCTCTACCTGCACGAAGAATGGGAGCAAGTGGTCGTCCACAGAGACATCAAGTCCAACAACGTGCTACTGGACGCCGACATGAACGCAAGGCTGGGTGATTTCGGCCTCGCTAGACTGCACGAGCACGGAGAGAATCCTCACACAACCCATGTCGTGGGAACTCTCGGATACATCCCGCCGGAAACGTGTCACGCCGGTAGGGCTGCTCCCAGTTCTGACGTGTTCGCCTACGGCATACTGCTCTTCGAAGTGGCCTGCGGCCGGAGGCCGATACAGCCTGCTGCTCCGCCGAGTGAGCTGGTGTTGATGGAGTGGGTGAGAAAACGCCACATGGAGGACAAACTACTGGAGGTTGTTGATCCACGACTGGGCGGGTTGTACCCGGAGCAGGAGATCAAGCTGGTGCTGAGGCTTGGGCTGCTTTGCTCTCAGTCCATCCCTGAAGCGCGGCCAACCATGAGTCAGGTGACGCGGTATCTCGACGGCACCGACGGCCTGACAGATGATGTTGCGTTTGTGTTCTCAGAAGCCGATTCGATGGATTTGGCATCTCGGCTGTCGATCACTTCATCTTGGAGTGGTCTGGGCTCTCGGTCGCTCCATTAAGGGAACTGACAAAGATCTTGTGGTCAACGGCACCCACAGGGGCTGGGTCTCATAAGATGGGCTACACGGGCTGAAACAGACCGCAGGGCCTCGACGATGCAATATGGGCTGGACCGCAGGGTCTCGACGATGCATACTGGGCTGGTTCACGCGAGCTAAGGTCTCCTGAGTTGGTCCATACGGATTGAATATTCATTTACAGAAGTAGATAGGCTAGTATTGATTGGATAATTTCCGAGAATTAGAGGAATATCAATTATGatgattaaataattttttagttcaattttgaaaatataatattagTTTTCTCCATTAGGAAATAAAGAACTTATATTATGAAGTATTGTATCTCTGTTTACTAATGAGAGCATAAATCTATCATGTATCCATCTACGCTATAGTGATTAGTGTGAATACatacttatattattttatataagagCATGAACGATATTTATCAAATGTCTAATTTATATACCAATGCTTCATGAGATGTATGCTCATTACTGATCAAATTTATAAATGATATTACATGAATGCATATTGTATGACTTGATCCTTGAATCATATACTTTTTTTGTACCactatatatattgatatttgcCTTATATATCATATACATAGCTGATCATGTGCATGATTTTTTACTAGCATATTATTATGGATCTTTCCTATATTTTAGTTTGTGGATAAAGACTTAAATCGATATGAACTACAATATTATTAATTGGATTTAAAGATCTTAAGCATTTTGTGTTGGGAGTTTATGCCTTAAACCTTATGATTCATTAACTTAAAACTTATCACAAATCAAGTGAAAATATGGTCATTTGATTTTTCTTATATTCTTTCATGGTTTCCCTTTCATACATTTCACATctgatgaaatgaaatgttggtcTCTTTGGCTTCCAGCTACCATATAAAACGAGTGTTCTGCAGGATTCCAATTTATTCACAGGAGCACCAAACCTGTCTCAAGTGCAAAACAAGACAATACAATAGTTTTTGTTTATGATAATTTGATGCCTTCACTTAGCTTTTACTTCCATTTTTCTTATACTCTTGTCCAAGATTAGGTGAATTGTCTCTGAGCTGTACTTCCTTTCCCTCTTGTCCAGGCTTAGATAGATGTCAATCTCACATAAACAGTGCTAACAATTGTTGCTAGTATTTCAACAGTGCTAATAATCTGCATAGTCTTGCAGAAAAAAGAATCTGGACTGTCTTCATCTATGTCATCTGAGGCTCTGTTTCATGTGGACACCATTGATTGCTTCAGCATTCGGGAAGCAGTAAGGAAATGTCTACTTCATGACATGGAGATCCATATTGTCATGCATCGAACTGGTCAACCGTAGAGCACCGTTTATATCTTCTTGTTCAGTCTCAGAAGGTAGCATATGAACGCAGATATTGTTTTGATCAGTGCAAACGACCTCCTTACTTCTGCTCAAAGCATGCCTGCATTGCCAGCTCCCCTTCcacgtcttcttcttctcctcctcctcctctccatctATTCTCCAACTCTGGCCACCGAGTTCCTCTTCAATGGGTTCAAAGAAGCTGCTAATTTGAGCTTGGATGCCTCGGCCCTTATCACTTCCAATGGAGTTCTCCAGCTGACCAATGACAGCAAGAGACAGATAGGtcatgcttttctttcttctccgGTGCACATGCTTCACAACCGATCCGTTGCCGCCTCATTCAGCACGACCTTCGTGTTCGACATCGTCACTGTTAATGGCGGTGGCGGCGATGGCCTGGCCTTTGTGGTTGCCACCTCCAAAACCCTGCCTGGAGCTGAGGATGGCCAGTTCCTTGGACTCCTCAGCACCCAGAACAATGGCAATTTCTCCAATCATCTCTTTGCCATAGAATTCGACACGGTGAAGGCCACTGGACCATTCAATGACATCGATAAGAACCATATCGGTGTGGACGTCAACAGCCTCGAATCAAATGTCGCAAAGCCCGCCGCCTATTTCGCAGATGGTGGCAATAAGGTGTCCGTAGAACTGCTGAGTGCGCAGCCAAACCAGGCCTGGATCGACTACAACGGTTCCACAAGCATTCTGAACGTGACCATCGCTCCGCTGCGGCTCCCCAGACCACGCCGCCCTCTCATATCGCACGCCATCGATCTATCGCCAATCTTCGAGGAGTACATGTACGTTGGATTCTCCGCCGCAACCGGAAATCTCACAAGCTACCACTATATCTTGGGTTGGAGCTTCAGCACGGATGGAGTCGCGTCGAACCTCGATCCATCTCAGCTGCCCCTTCCCCCAAGGCAAAAGGAAGCATCAACAGCTTCAACAACCAGTAAGCTGAAGACCGCAGTAGGGGTTATCGTGGGGTTCCTGGTCTTTGGACTGATCATTGTACTGCTTATAAATTATCGTCGCTTGCTTTCATTCATTCTGTTCGTGAATGAATATTGTGGTGACAACACAAATTAAAGAGAAATTTTCTCAATCAtatgttaaaattatatatatatatatatatatatatatatatatatatatatatatatatatatatatatatatatatatatataatcgtgaTTGATCCTATCGAGGATTATAGTATGTAAGGAATATAGAATTATTATTCTATATTTGcttttgtcatgattttttattatgttcCATAAGATTGAATTTTTATTAAAGATTGAATTTTGatgtaattgaaatattatgtaaATAAGAGGTTTTGTGAAAGAATCAGTTAATTGATTAAAAGTATACATGTGAGAAACATATAATTAACCTTAGATAACTTgatctataataaaataaaaattgataataatatgttTAATGTGAGTGGAGCACTTGGAATATAGATAGATGGTAccgatattatcataatatattataagagtagattaagatataaTATGAAAAATTAGTAACTCAATTGAGCATGAGAGTTCATAACCGAGATCAGGCCGGATGAGGCATAGGAACATGGTGCAGCTCCGGTGCAAGCGGAACGAGGACCTCCTCCTCGTCTAAGACGTCATGCCCAATGGGAGTCTCGACACCTTCCTCTACGACAACGACAAGAGCCAGCAACTGAATTGGAACCAGAGGTTCAAGATCCTCAAGGACATAGCTTTCGGCCTCCTCTACCTGCACGAAGAATGGGAGCAAGTGGTCGTCCACAGAGACATCAAGTCCAACAACGTGCTACTGGACGCCGACATGAACGCAAGGCTGGGTGATTTCGGCCTCGCCAGACTGCACGAGCATGGAGAGAATCCTCACACAACCCATGTCGCGGGAACTCTTGGATACATCCCGCCGGAAATGTGCCACGCCGGCAGGGCTGCTCTCAGTTCTGACGTGTTCGCCTACGGCATACTGCTCTTCGAAGGGGCCTGCGGCCGGAGGCCGATACAGCCTACTGCTCCGCCGAGTGAGCTGGTGTTGATGGAGTGGGTGAGAAAATGCCACATGGAGGACAAACTACTGGAGGTTGTGGATCCAAGACTGGGTGGGTTGTACCCGGAGCAGGAGATCAAGCTGGTGCTGAGGCTTCGGCTGCTTTGCTCTCGGTCCATCCCTGAAGCGCGGCCAACCATGAGTCAGGTGACGCAGTATCTCGACGGCACCGACGACCTGACAGATGATGTTGCATTTGTGTTCTCAGAAGCCGATTCAATGGATTTGGCATCTCGGCTGTCGATCACTTCATCTTGGAGTGGTATGGGCTCTCGGTCACTCCATCAAGGGAAATGACAAGAATCTTGTGGTCAAAGGCACCCACAGGGGAGGTAAGAACAGAAATAAGGAATTCTGTGCAGCTCCTCACTACCACTTCACTATAATTGTAatattagtgtttttttttttttgacaaaaaggtaTGCAACGAAAGTATAATTTAAGCTCAAAATCTTACCATAAGTTATCAAGATCTTTACTAATTAAATTAAATGAGACATTCGATATTAGTATCTATTATTACCTCTCTGTCCAATCATTTCAATAAATACAACCTCatgtaattctttttttttttgtccgccGGAAACACTTAATTGAAGTGAGAATCTTACTAGGGAAActaatttaagatattatattCTGAACAATTTATAAATCAAGTTGTAaatgcatatataaatatataagattATTTTGTTACAAATCGACTTCTTCCACAAAGGCGAGATGGGCCTCACGATATAAATATCACTGATTGATCTTTATTAGCTATGACTCATGAGTTGGTCCACATAAGTTGTCTCATGAGTTAAGCCATATGACGGATGATGAGTGTCGGCATAACAATCTGCCTAGATGAGCTAGGCCTCACAGGTCGTGTCACATGGGTTGGATCGCTTCGATAGGCTTGGGGTACTTGACTTTCCAAGTTAGACAGCATATGACTGTATCGGAGGAGTAATGTCTTGTCACATGGGTTGAATCAATTCGATAGGCTTGGGATACCCGACTTTTCAAGTTAGACAGCATATGACTGTATCGGATGAGTAATGCCTTGATTATACGTGCGAGATGAATCGTTCTCGATCATATAtactataaaattaattaaaactaaaataataattaaatatatttttaaaaaaaaataaattttcataaaATCCATTTAACATGATTTCATGAATAACTACATTAATGCCATCATAATTCATGCAAttttaaaatccaaaaataagTAAAATCTCAAACTAATTTAACAtacaaaattattaagatctcaaACAAATTAAAAGTGAATTAGTGTACGGTAACCCATCCAAGTTAAATGTGGTATAAGTGAGAAGTGTTACGTGTGAGAAGAGTTATAGTAGgaattgattatttatttataaaaatagttAGGCCTGCTTGGATAATTTCCTTCGAAGATTAGAGAAACATCAATTATGATGATTGAATGATTTCTTCATTCaattttgaaaatataatatGAGTTTTCTCTGCTCATAATTAGTAGACAAAGAACTTATTCCATGCAGTGATGCCTTTTTATTTACTATCGAGAGGGTAAATCATCATGTATCCAACTACACTATAGTGATTAATATGAATACATACATATTTGGTTTTGTATATTATTTTACATAAGAGCACGAACAATATTAGTCCACTGATCATTACTGATAGATattaaacgaagaatatagaaagatagaaattgtagaagaaactatgaaatgtataagatataattgcctaatacattttgataatGAGCTCtagccatttatacacactcagtagggaggttatacacattcaacatggaggatttttctcaactgctgagagatttcctcaactgccttgaggaaatcttatctgcttatcatgcccccacaagattgagcttccatcaaggatgccgatcttggaccgatgagatgaaaatagtttacgggcgagaggctttgtgagtgagtcggctagttgatctgctgtatgtacgtgagaaactcggagttgatgtctgacaacttgatctcgcacaaaatgaaagtcgatggctatgtatttcatgcgggaatggaacactggattgacacataaataagtagctccaatattatcacaatatattgtaggaataaccgtggagttgacattgagttccttgagcaaatttgtgacccaattgagttcagcagcggcggtggcgacgacacggtattcagcttcagttgtagatcgtgcaaccgtcttttgttttttagaactccaactgattggagtagctccaaggaagacaatgtatccggacgtagatgttctatcatcaaagttccctgcccaatcagcatcagcaaaggcatggagatggagtgaagtatttttgcgaagaaaaatgccatgattaagagtccctttaagataccgtaaaattcatttgaccgcagaccaatgcgtagtagatggtcgatgcatgaattgcgataacttattgacggcaaatgaaatatctggacgggtgagagccaagtactgtaaggagccaaggacttgtcgatactgagtcgaatctgtagcaggactttcatcacataatttaagtgattcactggtagaaagaggagttgtaacctctttcgcatcctgcatgtttgcctttgataataaatcttgaatatactttctttgtgataggaagagacctgaagatgtaaatgttgcttccactcccagaaagtagcttaaagttcctagatctttgagggagaatcgatcggccaagtgctttagaaatgcctgagtcttcaaaggatcatttcttgtgacaataatatcatccacatatactaaaagatatattatgcttccattgtgctggcaaatgaataacgaggtatcagactttgaattgatgaagccaattgaggtcaaaaacgagccaagctcgttataccaagcccttggagcttgacgaagtccataaatagctttttgaagtttgcagacatgcctcggatattgaggatgaacgaaaccaggaggttgttgcataaagacatcttaagtaagtgacccctgtaaaaaggcattgttaacatccaattgtcgtatgtgccagccctttgagatagccaaactcaggataagacggattgttgtgggtttaacaacgggactaaatgtctctgtgaagtcgacaccaggtcgttgatgaaaccctttggcgactagacgtgctttgtatctggcaacggatccgtctgggttccgcttaattcgaaagacccatttacacccgatgatattttatgtgtgatgaaagggtactaaggtccatgtagagttatggaggagagcatcatattcgtcacacatggctttacgctagtgagaagatttttgagcttgagtgattgtagtgggttcactggcctcagtggaggaatttgttatagcatgtaagtcaaggacttgacgtggtttgaaaataccacttttggagcgtgttgtcattggatgtctaggggggtggaagtggtagattgtgttggtggtatagccgagggcgagtcactgtcatggaccgggccaaccgtcggcacaacaatgtcactagatctaggagaaggtaaagccagtggcaatgttgccgagggtatgacttaattaataggggaaacttgtgaggaagggagtggaggaatagagggagtgagaagctgttgaactggagtaatagtagtatgtgaatcttgagagtaaggactagacggtgtcattggaggttcgtgtgatgagatcggagggatattccagtgatgtatgtttatcggagtagtttgcatggtaggattattttgaaaaggaaagacaaactcctcaaagataacatgacgtgatataaagacctttttagtttgggattcatagcatcgaaaagcattatgttcaagagagtagcctataaaagtgcaaggcttagatcgtggtgttagcttatgtgacgcatagggacggagccatggataacataaacagccaaaaactctgagtttatgaaggtttggaagtttgtggaataatttttcaaatggtgactggtattgtaagactggagtgagcatacgattaatgagataaactgcaatttgaaaagctactgactaAAAATATGGTGgtatggatgcttgatgtagaagggagagaccagtttcaacgatatgccgatgtttgcgttcggcagaaccaaccaattggggagtatgtgggggtgacttgaggtgttgtataccacaagcagagagacaggatgtgagggcttgatattcgcctccaccatcagagtaaactgttttaatggaagattgaaaaaaattctcgaccaactttcgaaagttggtaaatactgtaGAAACATCAAacttatgatggagaggatataaccatgtgtacttagtaaaatagtctacaaaaatgacataaaaacgaaacttgtcaaaagaaggaattggggcagggccccacacgtcggtataaatgatttcaaatggtttagagcaagaaatggaggttgtcccaaaaggcagtttatgacttttattgcaaagacaagcatcacaatgattaatagtgctattgattttcaaggtaggaagagaataatgagaaagtaatttttactgaataaaaggggagggatgaccaagacgacgatgtcatacatcaaccggagctgcgattgaggagtgagcagtaggaagggtaatttgtgaagtggat of Musa acuminata AAA Group cultivar baxijiao chromosome BXJ2-3, Cavendish_Baxijiao_AAA, whole genome shotgun sequence contains these proteins:
- the LOC103978057 gene encoding L-type lectin-domain containing receptor kinase SIT2-like — translated: MNADIVLISANDLLTSAQIMPALPAPLPRLLLLLLLLSMYSPTLATEFLFNGFKEAANLSLDASALITSNGVLQLTNDSKRQIGHAFLSSPVHMLHNRSVAASFSTAFVFDIVTVNGSGGDGLAFVVATSKTLPGAQNGQFLGLLSTQNNGNFSNHLFAIEFDTVKAIGPFTDIDENHVGVDVNSLESNVSKSAAYYADGGKKVSVDLLSAQPIQAWIDYNGVTSILNVTIAPLPLPRPRRPLISHAIDLSPIFKEYMYVGFSAATGKLTSYHYIMGWSFSTDGVASSLDLSQLPLPPRQKEASPASKASILKTAVLSSIVTLLVIVLVISIFMYLRKQAKLSENLEDWESYYPHRFPYKELYKATKGFQDTELLGSGGFGQVYRGTLRRTGEVVAVKKISSNSRQGVREFIAEISSLGRMRHRNLVQLQGWCKRNEDLLLVYDFMPNGSLDTFLYDHDKSQQLSWNHRFKILKDIAFGLLYLHEEWEQVVVHRDIKSNNVLLDADMNARLGDFGLARLHEHGENPHTTHVVGTLGYIPPETCHAGRAAPSSDVFAYGILLFEVACGRRPIQPAAPPSELVLMEWVRKRHMEDKLLEVVDPRLGGLYPEQEIKLVLRLGLLCSQSIPEARPTMSQVTRYLDGTDGLTDDVAFVFSEADSMDLASRLSITSSWSGLGSRSLH